One genomic window of Sodaliphilus pleomorphus includes the following:
- a CDS encoding phage portal protein — MGLLKTLGFITKSATPVEGGKTDVIDTAARRLQLMREIAATPYVANANFITLFNTVPEVAWPVNYIASRAAGAKYVLKKFDDDSVVWNNEAVNRILVKPNSFDTWYRTLWKHFAYKLVTGNSFIKAAMSDAFSGAKTLYKWCDRYVTLEEPYVTIEYKRQMGDIYGVSDVEDVVQCYYHDYGQFVRRPIAPQCVFHDVDDTFGFYNGDPLKAKSRLCSVLKAISNLIAVYEARNVIYVKRGGLGWLVSEMADDMGSRALTSTEKKQILEEADKMYGFGEGKYPYGISDVKLSFVRTNLSITDLQPFDETLADAVVIAGIYGIPPVLIPRKDQSTYSNQANAEKAVYSSVIIPLVQRFCQEFTHFLGLDQDGLYLDADFSGVDCLQAGKKEEQEVHRSIADRCKMEFESGIITLNDWRAQQGYQRVEDTLYDKLVSEMTPEEIQRLKQFINPKTEEDEGDVSAPALQDEGE, encoded by the coding sequence ATGGGACTGCTAAAGACATTAGGTTTTATCACCAAGAGCGCGACCCCGGTAGAGGGCGGGAAAACTGACGTCATCGACACTGCCGCAAGGCGGTTGCAGCTGATGCGTGAGATTGCCGCCACCCCCTATGTGGCCAACGCCAACTTCATCACGCTGTTCAACACGGTGCCCGAGGTGGCATGGCCGGTGAACTACATCGCCAGTCGTGCAGCAGGTGCTAAATACGTGCTCAAGAAATTTGACGATGACTCTGTGGTGTGGAACAACGAAGCCGTCAACCGCATACTTGTCAAGCCTAATTCTTTCGACACTTGGTATCGCACGTTGTGGAAGCATTTCGCCTACAAGCTCGTCACGGGCAACTCATTCATCAAGGCAGCCATGAGCGACGCGTTCTCCGGCGCCAAGACGCTCTACAAGTGGTGTGACCGCTATGTGACGCTGGAAGAGCCGTATGTAACCATCGAGTACAAACGGCAGATGGGCGACATCTACGGTGTGAGCGATGTCGAGGACGTGGTGCAGTGCTATTACCACGACTACGGCCAGTTCGTTCGCCGTCCTATCGCGCCTCAGTGCGTGTTCCACGATGTGGACGACACGTTCGGGTTCTACAACGGCGACCCGCTGAAAGCCAAGAGCCGTCTGTGCTCTGTGCTGAAGGCAATCAGCAACCTCATCGCCGTGTATGAGGCGCGTAACGTCATCTACGTGAAGCGAGGCGGTCTCGGATGGCTTGTGAGTGAGATGGCCGATGACATGGGAAGCCGTGCATTGACATCGACAGAGAAGAAGCAAATCCTCGAAGAGGCAGACAAGATGTATGGCTTCGGAGAAGGAAAGTATCCCTACGGCATCAGCGACGTGAAGCTGTCGTTTGTACGAACCAACTTGTCGATTACCGACCTCCAGCCTTTCGATGAGACCCTTGCCGATGCTGTTGTCATTGCCGGTATCTACGGCATTCCTCCAGTGTTGATACCGCGGAAGGACCAAAGCACCTACTCCAACCAGGCCAATGCCGAGAAGGCGGTATACTCGTCGGTTATCATTCCGCTGGTCCAGCGGTTCTGCCAGGAGTTTACGCACTTCCTCGGGCTTGACCAAGACGGGCTGTACCTCGACGCTGACTTCAGCGGTGTGGACTGCTTGCAGGCAGGGAAGAAGGAAGAGCAGGAAGTGCACCGCTCGATTGCAGACCGCTGCAAGATGGAGTTTGAGAGCGGTATCATCACGCTCAACGACTGGAGGGCGCAACAAGGATATCAACGGGTGGAGGACACGCTTTACGATAAGCTCGTGAGCGAAATGACGCCCGAAGAGATACAGAGATTGAAACAATTTATTAACCCCAAAACAGAAGAAGATGAAGGAGATGTATCAGCGCCTGCTCTACAAGACGAAGGCGAATGA
- a CDS encoding phage prohead protein: MKEMYQRLLYKTKANDLDEAKGIVTVAVNGIGIVDSQNDISMPGSFNKTLKENIGRMKWFLNHDTTQLLGVPLEGEERDGNLVMTGQLNLAKQIGRDTLEDYKLYASAGRTLEHSIGVQAIKRDPEDKRKVLEWKMWEYSTLTSWGSNPQTFLVGIKNDNPSDVRANIEFIRNALKMRYSDERLKQYEMRLDMLNKALEGAVVVTCPYCGEEFVWDEAERHTFDQQVLDAAGSYLSWLADGIVREEMNKLKPEIRAAVLAILSPVLSKCDGKIDAKLVQKSLTDLTEYAYCPHCYARVYSSSITLGQETPAAEKTEDEPSEDTRDEDEEQEKKAATGTFFGSLNAAIEKH, translated from the coding sequence ATGAAGGAGATGTATCAGCGCCTGCTCTACAAGACGAAGGCGAATGATTTGGACGAGGCGAAAGGAATCGTCACGGTAGCCGTAAACGGCATCGGCATTGTTGACTCTCAGAACGACATCTCAATGCCGGGCTCGTTCAACAAGACGCTCAAGGAAAACATTGGGCGCATGAAGTGGTTCCTCAACCATGACACCACGCAGCTGCTTGGCGTGCCGCTTGAGGGCGAGGAGCGCGACGGCAACCTCGTTATGACGGGGCAGCTCAACCTCGCAAAGCAGATTGGCCGCGATACGCTGGAGGATTACAAGCTCTATGCCTCTGCCGGGCGCACGCTGGAGCACTCCATCGGCGTGCAGGCCATCAAGCGAGACCCCGAGGACAAGCGCAAGGTGCTTGAATGGAAAATGTGGGAGTACTCCACGCTCACCTCGTGGGGCAGCAACCCTCAGACCTTCCTTGTAGGCATCAAGAACGACAACCCGAGCGATGTGAGGGCAAACATTGAGTTCATCAGGAACGCGCTCAAGATGCGCTATTCTGACGAGCGACTAAAACAATACGAGATGAGACTTGACATGCTTAACAAAGCGCTTGAGGGCGCAGTAGTAGTGACTTGCCCCTATTGCGGGGAGGAATTTGTTTGGGACGAAGCCGAACGGCACACCTTCGACCAGCAAGTGCTGGACGCTGCCGGCAGTTACCTCAGTTGGCTTGCCGATGGAATCGTCCGAGAGGAGATGAACAAGCTGAAGCCCGAAATCCGCGCTGCCGTGCTTGCCATTCTCTCACCGGTATTGAGCAAGTGTGACGGCAAGATTGATGCAAAACTTGTGCAGAAGTCGCTGACCGACCTCACCGAGTATGCCTATTGTCCGCACTGCTATGCGAGAGTATATAGTTCGAGTATCACGCTTGGGCAGGAAACTCCTGCTGCCGAGAAGACCGAGGACGAGCCGTCAGAAGACACTCGTGACGAGGACGAGGAGCAGGAGAAGAAAGCCGCCACCGGCACTTTCTTCGGAAGCCTCAACGCTGCTATCGAGAAACATTAA
- a CDS encoding phage major capsid protein: protein MAFKKVTKSDFGYNLDNIKDAEQKSFMENILGAMCEVVNKAMEGAITAEDMKAQFESINERLKGYDAEKFAQVVKDNEELREVLKKAMDTIAKANEAGPAAVNSLGKFEEKMMAMYDSEKFKSFMEGHTRKSGTFDGFSLKDLNTVSMTNDYTGNILITQQQNVIASKYAPKRLHMRDVLTSLAGDPAFPNLAYTEIESMDRNARYATENGRLSESHISVKENQAMVKRLGTYLPISKRMLKSRAYIQSYIVAMLPEAVYSAEDWNILFGDGNGENLEGITKKNGCKSVESIITTAIVTGAAGSVKSVTAYNNAGGVVIEFTNPQPDILDGMKITFANASSGNASVLNKTHDVIKMNDRQILLPDVKLAGAESAVSSMTFTVNNGGFKSIEAPNSSDAIKTAFAVMSYAQYYPTAIVLNPITVNMIESEKDTLGRNLGLIENVGGVKYIAGRPIIEYDGIPANKYLLGDFRPVAAALVDYTNLTLEWAEDVETKLTNQVVLIAQEEVIFPVYNPWAFAYGDLAALKTAVTKA, encoded by the coding sequence ATGGCCTTTAAGAAAGTAACCAAATCGGACTTCGGCTACAACCTTGACAATATCAAGGATGCCGAGCAGAAGAGCTTCATGGAGAATATTCTTGGTGCGATGTGCGAAGTTGTCAACAAGGCAATGGAAGGCGCCATCACCGCCGAGGACATGAAAGCTCAGTTTGAGAGTATCAACGAGCGGCTGAAGGGCTACGATGCCGAGAAGTTCGCTCAAGTAGTAAAGGACAACGAGGAACTGCGCGAGGTGCTGAAAAAGGCGATGGACACCATTGCTAAGGCTAACGAGGCCGGTCCTGCTGCCGTCAACTCCCTCGGCAAGTTCGAGGAGAAGATGATGGCGATGTACGACAGTGAGAAGTTCAAGAGCTTCATGGAGGGTCACACTCGCAAGTCTGGCACCTTTGACGGTTTCAGCCTCAAGGACCTCAACACCGTGTCGATGACCAACGACTACACCGGCAACATTCTCATCACCCAGCAGCAGAACGTCATTGCCAGCAAGTACGCTCCCAAGCGCCTGCACATGCGCGACGTGCTGACTTCGCTGGCTGGCGACCCTGCTTTCCCCAACCTCGCCTACACCGAGATTGAGAGCATGGACCGCAATGCACGCTATGCCACTGAGAACGGCCGCCTGAGCGAGTCGCACATCAGCGTGAAAGAGAACCAGGCAATGGTTAAGCGCCTCGGTACTTACCTGCCTATCAGCAAGCGCATGCTCAAGAGCCGTGCTTACATTCAGTCGTACATCGTCGCCATGCTGCCCGAGGCTGTGTACTCGGCAGAGGACTGGAACATCCTGTTCGGTGACGGCAACGGCGAGAACCTTGAGGGTATCACCAAGAAAAATGGCTGCAAGAGTGTTGAGAGCATCATCACCACCGCCATCGTGACTGGTGCTGCCGGTTCTGTGAAGAGCGTGACCGCTTATAACAATGCAGGCGGTGTTGTCATTGAGTTCACTAATCCACAGCCCGACATCCTCGACGGCATGAAGATTACGTTTGCCAACGCTTCGTCTGGCAATGCCTCTGTTCTCAACAAGACGCATGACGTAATCAAGATGAATGACCGTCAGATCCTGCTGCCCGACGTGAAACTCGCAGGAGCGGAAAGCGCTGTATCCAGCATGACGTTCACTGTCAACAACGGCGGCTTCAAGAGCATCGAAGCCCCCAACAGCTCCGACGCCATCAAGACCGCTTTCGCGGTAATGTCCTACGCCCAATATTACCCAACAGCCATCGTGCTGAACCCCATCACTGTCAACATGATTGAGAGTGAGAAGGACACGCTCGGTCGCAACCTGGGTCTGATTGAGAACGTGGGTGGTGTGAAATACATTGCCGGACGTCCTATCATCGAGTACGACGGCATTCCTGCCAACAAGTACCTGCTCGGTGACTTCCGTCCTGTCGCTGCCGCTCTTGTGGACTACACCAACCTCACCCTTGAGTGGGCCGAGGATGTGGAAACCAAGTTGACCAACCAAGTGGTGCTCATCGCTCAGGAAGAGGTTATCTTCCCTGTTTACAATCCTTGGGCATTCGCTTACGGCGACCTTGCTGCCCTCAAGACAGCCGTCACCAAAGCTTGA